In Microbulbifer celer, a single window of DNA contains:
- the gspL gene encoding type II secretion system protein GspL, translating into MNQELVLLRLKDAPTASSAGVSLERWDGTAWHSVAIDAEFAGAFTDEQDVPPGTVGHESHREEAGSETESAAAAENRGAPLEFEPGMQAVLLLPGSWVWNGLETVPRAARRQSSAVGYIVEERLAEDVEDLHFTCDPVAGDLCSIMAISQNKLDALHAQIMRLQWPVTVAIPEYRLLSALGGEHGIWLDGARAHLWQGSGIGMTVDRSLLLPIAESLFGADEETSEEIIEASAGSDESAPIAVLGPVETLEQGGLSQLGRVEAQTGQAETYLLEQYSPAATGNLLSGAYQVVLGTAEGPWWRVPAIAVAACFVAQLVFFVGAGMYYKVQAGHAEDAAQQLFQEIFPGVRPQADLRRQITGFLNQSRGGGSDFARQLQQLSSVWNGGKSSELKLQSLRFDGTRGELVLQLRAADLAQLDSVVNKLSNSQFKAELLAANELEEGVSGRIRLR; encoded by the coding sequence TTGAACCAGGAACTAGTGTTATTGCGGCTTAAAGACGCGCCAACTGCGTCTTCCGCTGGCGTGAGCCTGGAGCGCTGGGACGGCACCGCCTGGCATTCCGTAGCAATCGACGCGGAGTTTGCTGGCGCCTTTACCGATGAGCAGGACGTGCCGCCGGGAACTGTCGGGCACGAAAGCCATCGCGAGGAAGCCGGGAGCGAGACCGAAAGCGCGGCGGCGGCAGAGAACCGGGGCGCACCGCTTGAGTTTGAACCCGGTATGCAGGCGGTGCTGCTGCTGCCCGGCAGCTGGGTCTGGAACGGGCTGGAAACCGTGCCTCGCGCTGCGCGCCGCCAAAGCAGCGCGGTAGGCTATATCGTGGAGGAGCGGCTGGCGGAAGATGTGGAAGATCTGCACTTCACCTGCGACCCGGTTGCCGGCGATCTGTGCAGTATCATGGCCATTTCCCAGAACAAACTCGATGCACTGCATGCCCAGATCATGCGGCTGCAGTGGCCTGTTACGGTGGCAATCCCCGAGTATCGCCTGCTTTCCGCGTTGGGAGGCGAACACGGTATCTGGCTGGATGGAGCGCGCGCGCATCTGTGGCAGGGCAGTGGTATCGGAATGACCGTAGATCGCAGTCTGTTGCTGCCCATCGCCGAAAGTCTGTTCGGTGCGGATGAGGAAACCAGTGAAGAGATCATCGAGGCCAGCGCGGGTTCTGACGAGTCTGCCCCCATTGCCGTGTTAGGTCCGGTCGAAACTCTGGAACAGGGTGGCCTCAGCCAGCTCGGACGTGTTGAGGCTCAAACCGGGCAAGCGGAAACCTACTTGCTGGAGCAGTACTCTCCTGCCGCTACAGGCAACCTTTTGTCCGGTGCCTACCAGGTGGTCCTCGGCACCGCGGAGGGGCCTTGGTGGCGGGTGCCAGCCATCGCGGTCGCAGCCTGTTTTGTAGCGCAACTGGTGTTTTTTGTGGGTGCCGGGATGTATTACAAGGTACAGGCCGGTCACGCGGAAGATGCCGCGCAGCAGTTGTTTCAGGAGATCTTCCCCGGCGTTCGCCCCCAGGCGGACCTGCGCCGGCAAATCACAGGATTCCTGAATCAGTCTCGTGGAGGAGGCAGCGATTTCGCCCGTCAGCTACAGCAGCTCAGCAGTGTGTGGAACGGGGGGAAAAGCAGCGAGCTCAAACTGCAGTCGTTGCGGTTCGACGGCACGCGCGGCGAGCTGGTATTGCAGTTGCGGGCAGCGGACCTGGCCCAGCTGGACAGCGTGGTAAACAAGCTTTCCAACAGTCAGTTCAAGGCGGAATTACTGGCTGCCAATGAGCTGGAAGAGGGCGTGTCAGGTCGAATCCGCCTGCGATAA
- the gspK gene encoding type II secretion system minor pseudopilin GspK — protein MRTKHLYPSLHRQQGVALITVLLVMVIAVAAVTHAVTRNRLAISRTSAILANTQLAEFVHGAEAWAIIALEKDYMEDREASSSSDNRAEAWAQRLAEFNPSNGKIRIQIKDLHSCFNVNNLTSGRAAGGSGGGTAGGASSGTGNAAVLARLVRNAGGQQEAALAIQDWVDAGDTPLASGTEDTGYLGLEESYRTPDTMITDVSELRAVQGMEPDVWSRLEPQLCALPAEGTSINVNTASQELLEAMFPSANVAGLVNQRDSGTPFTQAADLSGFGINSAGTEVDFNSEFFVAHIAVQLGLEHRQYWESVMHLDTGTGKVKVIQRQRREFSGQFLQELLGD, from the coding sequence GTGAGGACTAAGCACCTGTATCCATCGCTCCACCGCCAGCAGGGCGTCGCGCTGATTACTGTTTTACTGGTGATGGTGATCGCAGTAGCGGCAGTGACCCATGCGGTGACCCGCAACCGCCTGGCTATTTCGCGTACCAGCGCAATTCTGGCAAATACGCAGCTGGCGGAGTTCGTCCATGGCGCGGAAGCATGGGCGATTATTGCGCTGGAAAAAGACTATATGGAAGACCGAGAAGCATCCAGCTCCAGCGACAATCGTGCTGAAGCATGGGCCCAGCGTCTGGCCGAGTTCAATCCGTCTAATGGTAAAATTCGCATACAAATCAAAGATTTACACTCCTGTTTTAATGTAAATAATTTAACTTCTGGTCGAGCTGCGGGTGGCAGTGGTGGAGGCACCGCTGGCGGTGCTTCTTCAGGCACTGGAAATGCCGCGGTACTCGCCAGGCTGGTGCGCAACGCCGGCGGACAACAAGAAGCCGCACTGGCCATTCAAGACTGGGTGGATGCGGGAGATACCCCGCTGGCCTCCGGGACCGAAGATACGGGGTATCTCGGCCTTGAGGAGTCTTACCGCACCCCTGATACCATGATCACGGATGTCTCCGAGCTGCGCGCAGTACAAGGGATGGAGCCGGATGTCTGGAGCCGGTTGGAGCCACAGCTGTGTGCGCTGCCGGCTGAGGGGACCAGTATCAACGTCAACACCGCATCCCAGGAGTTGCTGGAGGCGATGTTTCCGTCTGCGAATGTTGCCGGCCTGGTCAATCAACGGGATAGTGGTACACCGTTTACCCAAGCGGCAGATCTGAGCGGCTTTGGTATCAACAGCGCCGGCACCGAAGTGGACTTCAATAGTGAGTTTTTTGTTGCGCATATCGCGGTACAGCTGGGGCTGGAGCACAGGCAGTACTGGGAGTCTGTGATGCATCTGGATACCGGAACGGGAAAAGTAAAAGTAATACAGCGCCAAAGGCGCGAATTTTCCGGGCAGTTTTTGCAGGAATTACTGGGGGACTAA
- the gspJ gene encoding type II secretion system minor pseudopilin GspJ, translating into MDTQRAPTSPAHGRGFTLLELMVVLIIVSIISVGSYSLLETFFTTDEVLTGRAEEMRRLSMAMYRLDDDLRQLTVRPVKNAYSGYEPAFQGVATEFEFTRLGAANLTREPRGNLQRLHYGLGYPEEEDRRDYEEDDDTALLLRSRWRVLDRGPDSEPVAEPILDGVIDFSMRYYDGETQAWLSQWPPVSGTVTAGALDLRLPKAIEVTLITRTGGEMRRLFSLPEYSIVGSGGASGGGASGGGRGDSNDDGGGRED; encoded by the coding sequence ATGGATACACAACGGGCCCCCACATCTCCCGCCCACGGGCGCGGCTTTACCCTCCTGGAGTTGATGGTGGTGCTTATCATCGTCTCCATTATCAGTGTCGGGTCATACTCCCTTCTGGAAACCTTCTTCACCACCGACGAGGTACTTACCGGGCGTGCGGAAGAAATGCGTCGACTTTCCATGGCCATGTACCGCCTGGATGACGATCTCCGTCAGTTGACCGTGCGCCCGGTGAAAAACGCCTACAGTGGCTATGAGCCGGCGTTTCAGGGCGTTGCCACTGAGTTTGAGTTTACCCGCCTGGGCGCCGCCAACCTGACTCGAGAGCCGCGAGGCAATCTGCAGCGGCTGCACTATGGCCTGGGCTATCCGGAAGAAGAAGACCGTCGCGATTACGAGGAAGATGACGACACCGCGTTACTGCTGCGCAGCCGTTGGCGGGTACTCGACCGCGGACCCGACTCCGAGCCGGTGGCGGAGCCGATCCTCGACGGTGTGATTGATTTCTCCATGCGTTACTACGACGGTGAGACCCAGGCCTGGCTTTCCCAGTGGCCACCGGTCTCCGGTACTGTCACCGCGGGTGCGCTGGATCTGCGGTTGCCCAAGGCCATTGAAGTGACCCTGATAACACGCACTGGCGGAGAGATGCGGCGTTTATTCTCGTTACCGGAATATTCCATCGTCGGCAGTGGCGGCGCTTCAGGTGGGGGGGCGTCCGGTGGCGGCCGGGGCGATTCCAATGATGATGGGGGCGGTCGTGAGGACTAA
- the gspI gene encoding type II secretion system minor pseudopilin GspI, translating into MTFERRQRGFTLIEVLVALVIFGVIAASVLKTLQDSVRQQTALEDRLTANWVAQQSLAEIRLRTDWPPLGKNTERVLLGEREWEVSAEVKSTNEPRMRHLIVQVGWPDKAPILTIDTWMAQP; encoded by the coding sequence ATGACCTTTGAGCGACGCCAGCGGGGCTTTACCCTGATCGAGGTACTGGTGGCACTGGTCATTTTCGGTGTCATCGCCGCCAGTGTTTTGAAAACACTGCAGGACAGCGTGCGCCAGCAAACCGCTCTGGAAGACCGCCTGACGGCGAACTGGGTCGCGCAACAGTCACTGGCGGAGATCCGGCTGCGCACGGACTGGCCGCCGCTGGGGAAAAACACCGAGCGCGTATTGCTGGGTGAGCGGGAATGGGAGGTTTCGGCGGAGGTCAAATCCACCAATGAGCCGCGCATGCGACATTTGATTGTACAGGTGGGGTGGCCGGATAAGGCGCCGATCCTGACGATCGATACCTGGATGGCCCAGCCGTAA
- a CDS encoding type II secretion system protein yields MRSRRRQPGFTLIELLVVIVIIATLAAMASLSVSSAGGRNWKGEVQRLANLLQLVADRALIDKVHLGVVVEEDRYSIVRYDSSTMQWQEMDFSGDPNSTNARRFTAHELPPNMQLEVISQTELPGADDQQAEFGRETGGRGMAPAAQNSDDDEEILPQFAALSSGEVLPVEIAVHLLSEGNREIGRSAIISYSSLHGMQLEWLSDDL; encoded by the coding sequence ATGCGTTCCAGGCGTCGCCAACCGGGGTTTACCCTGATCGAACTGCTCGTGGTGATTGTGATAATCGCCACGCTCGCAGCTATGGCGAGTCTGTCCGTGAGCTCGGCGGGGGGGCGCAACTGGAAGGGGGAGGTTCAGCGCCTGGCGAATCTGTTGCAGCTGGTGGCGGATCGGGCGTTGATCGACAAGGTCCATCTCGGGGTTGTCGTGGAAGAGGATCGTTACTCTATTGTGCGCTACGACTCTTCCACCATGCAGTGGCAGGAAATGGATTTCTCCGGAGATCCCAACTCTACCAATGCCCGTCGCTTTACCGCCCACGAGCTGCCGCCGAATATGCAGTTGGAAGTGATATCCCAGACGGAATTGCCGGGGGCAGACGACCAGCAAGCCGAGTTTGGTCGAGAGACAGGTGGCCGCGGCATGGCGCCTGCAGCGCAGAACTCCGATGATGACGAAGAAATTCTGCCGCAGTTCGCTGCGCTATCCAGCGGTGAGGTGTTGCCTGTAGAAATTGCAGTGCACCTGCTGAGTGAAGGCAACCGCGAGATTGGACGCAGTGCGATCATATCCTACAGCAGTCTGCACGGCATGCAGCTGGAGTGGCTCAGCGATGACCTTTGA
- the gspG gene encoding type II secretion system major pseudopilin GspG, translated as MNSLRKSRGFTLIEIMVVIVILGVLGAMVVPSILGKTGEARIKAAKSDLRTIETALDMYRMDNFVYPSSEQGLEALVTKPSGFPEAKNWTDPYLKREAKDPWGNPYQYLSPGSSGPYDLFSLGADGKPGGEGEAGDLFASEL; from the coding sequence ATGAATAGTCTGCGCAAAAGTCGAGGGTTTACCCTGATCGAGATCATGGTGGTCATCGTGATCCTTGGGGTACTCGGTGCGATGGTGGTTCCGAGTATTCTGGGTAAAACCGGTGAAGCCCGTATCAAGGCCGCGAAATCCGACCTGCGAACCATTGAGACTGCTCTGGATATGTACCGGATGGACAACTTCGTCTACCCGAGCTCTGAGCAGGGGCTGGAGGCGCTGGTCACTAAACCTTCTGGGTTCCCGGAAGCCAAGAACTGGACCGACCCCTACCTGAAGCGCGAAGCCAAAGATCCCTGGGGCAACCCATACCAGTACCTCAGCCCCGGCAGTAGTGGTCCCTACGACCTGTTCAGCCTGGGCGCTGACGGCAAACCCGGTGGCGAGGGCGAAGCGGGCGACCTGTTCGCTTCTGAACTCTGA
- the gspF gene encoding type II secretion system inner membrane protein GspF — protein MGAFEYTALNNGGRKNRGTLEADSAKAARQQLRAKGLIPIEVAPASDSHSQSGGNLLSGSPGLGIKPLALLTRQIATLLRAGIPLEETLSAIANQTRNQKVRRIVLAVRAKVLEGHSFAQALGSFPRAFPKLYRATVEAGEHSGHLDEVLERLGDYTESQQQFRQKVQLALIYPIVLVVVCVLVVTGLMVYVVPDVIEVFTGTGQELPLATRILVSLSDFISSWGWMIPPVLIALAIGWGLLLRRPKFRYRYHHRLLEFPVIGWLVRGGQSARYIGTLAILTGSSVPLVQAMGIASGVMTNDYLKERLQIAQKFVREGGSLRKALEDVEYFPPMMIYMIASGESSGTLDQMLVRAAENQEQDLQGAVTAFVSLFEPIMLLVMAAIVLFIVMAIMMPIMNMNQLVG, from the coding sequence ATGGGTGCGTTCGAGTACACGGCATTAAACAATGGTGGACGCAAGAATCGCGGTACGCTGGAGGCGGACAGTGCCAAGGCTGCGCGGCAGCAATTGCGTGCCAAAGGGCTGATTCCCATTGAAGTCGCTCCGGCTTCCGACTCTCACAGCCAGAGCGGGGGCAACCTGCTCAGTGGCAGCCCGGGTTTGGGGATCAAGCCATTGGCGCTGCTCACCCGGCAGATTGCTACGCTGTTGCGTGCGGGGATTCCACTGGAGGAAACACTCAGCGCAATCGCCAATCAGACGCGCAATCAGAAGGTGCGCCGGATCGTGCTGGCGGTGCGGGCGAAGGTGCTTGAAGGACACAGTTTTGCGCAGGCCCTGGGCAGTTTTCCGCGGGCCTTTCCCAAGCTCTATCGCGCCACGGTGGAAGCCGGTGAGCACTCCGGGCACCTGGACGAGGTGCTGGAGCGGCTGGGGGACTACACCGAAAGCCAGCAGCAGTTCCGCCAGAAAGTACAGCTTGCGCTGATCTATCCGATTGTCCTGGTAGTGGTTTGTGTGCTGGTGGTGACCGGGTTGATGGTCTATGTGGTGCCGGATGTGATCGAGGTATTTACCGGCACCGGCCAGGAATTGCCCCTGGCCACCCGAATCCTGGTCTCGCTCAGTGACTTTATCTCCTCCTGGGGTTGGATGATTCCGCCGGTGCTGATTGCGCTGGCCATCGGGTGGGGATTGCTGTTGCGTCGGCCTAAATTCCGCTATCGCTACCACCACCGCCTGCTGGAGTTTCCGGTGATTGGATGGCTGGTTCGCGGTGGTCAGAGTGCCCGTTATATCGGCACGCTTGCGATCCTGACCGGCAGCAGCGTGCCATTGGTACAGGCTATGGGGATTGCCAGTGGTGTGATGACCAATGACTACCTGAAGGAGCGGCTGCAGATTGCGCAGAAATTCGTGCGCGAAGGTGGCAGCTTGCGAAAGGCGTTGGAAGATGTGGAATACTTCCCGCCAATGATGATTTATATGATCGCCAGTGGCGAATCCTCCGGTACCCTTGACCAGATGCTGGTGCGGGCGGCGGAGAACCAGGAGCAGGATCTGCAGGGCGCGGTGACTGCCTTTGTCAGCCTGTTCGAGCCCATCATGCTGCTGGTAATGGCGGCCATCGTGCTGTTTATCGTGATGGCGATCATGATGCCGATCATGAACATGAACCAGCTGGTCGGTTAA
- the gspE gene encoding type II secretion system ATPase GspE: protein MAEQVVKRLPYAFAKRHQVLLAEVDGAPVCQYVAPLNPLVLAEVQRLCALPVGMTVVDAETFQETLQRQYENREGGNLSDVEGLGEDLDLAAVAESLPETEDLLEQEDDAPIVKLINAIFAESLKQGASDIHIETFEKRLVVRFRVDGVLREVLQPRRALAPLLVSRIKVMAKLDIAEKRVPQDGRISLLMGGREVDVRVSTMPSSAGERVVMRLLDKQAGKMDMRNLGMAEHDLKVMTELLGRPHGILLVTGPTGSGKTTTLYAGLASINNREKNVLTVEDPVEYNLEGVGQTQVNTKADMTFARGLRAILRQDPDVVMVGEIRDLETMQIAIQASLTGHLVLSTLHTNTALGAVTRLVDMGIEPFLLSSSVIGVLAQRLVRVLCPECREAHKADDFECRMLGFKEGKDVTIYRPKGCEKCNHSGYLGRVGIYELVPVNEKLRQMIHDRASESALVKEARNLAPSIREDGTAKVLAGITSLEEVLRVTQES, encoded by the coding sequence ATGGCAGAGCAAGTGGTCAAGCGGCTGCCCTATGCCTTTGCCAAACGCCATCAGGTGCTGCTGGCGGAGGTGGATGGCGCACCGGTCTGCCAGTATGTGGCGCCGTTGAACCCCCTGGTTCTGGCCGAGGTGCAGCGCCTTTGCGCGTTGCCCGTTGGTATGACGGTGGTAGATGCCGAGACCTTTCAGGAAACCCTGCAGCGCCAGTATGAAAACCGCGAGGGTGGGAATCTCTCTGATGTAGAGGGCCTGGGTGAAGACCTGGACCTGGCCGCGGTCGCTGAATCACTGCCGGAAACCGAAGATCTGCTCGAGCAGGAAGACGATGCGCCCATCGTCAAACTGATCAATGCCATTTTCGCCGAGTCCCTCAAGCAGGGGGCCTCGGATATCCATATCGAAACCTTTGAAAAACGCCTGGTGGTGCGCTTTCGCGTGGACGGGGTTCTGCGTGAAGTATTGCAACCGCGCAGAGCGCTGGCGCCGCTGCTGGTGTCCCGGATCAAGGTAATGGCCAAGCTGGACATCGCTGAAAAGCGCGTACCGCAGGATGGTCGTATCTCCCTGTTGATGGGTGGCCGCGAAGTGGATGTGCGTGTTTCTACTATGCCGTCTTCCGCCGGCGAGCGGGTAGTCATGCGTCTGCTGGACAAGCAGGCGGGCAAGATGGATATGCGCAATCTGGGGATGGCAGAGCACGACCTGAAGGTCATGACAGAACTGTTGGGCCGTCCCCACGGCATCCTGCTGGTGACCGGGCCAACCGGTTCCGGTAAAACCACCACCCTGTATGCCGGTCTCGCGAGCATCAACAATCGCGAGAAGAACGTTCTTACCGTCGAAGACCCGGTTGAATACAACCTGGAAGGGGTGGGGCAGACGCAGGTCAACACCAAGGCGGATATGACCTTTGCCCGTGGCCTGCGCGCCATCCTTCGCCAGGACCCGGATGTGGTGATGGTGGGTGAGATTCGCGACCTGGAAACCATGCAGATCGCCATTCAGGCAAGTTTGACCGGCCACCTGGTGCTTTCTACCCTGCACACCAATACCGCACTCGGTGCGGTAACCCGTCTGGTGGATATGGGAATCGAACCGTTCCTGCTTTCCTCCAGTGTAATTGGTGTGTTGGCGCAACGGCTCGTGCGGGTACTGTGCCCCGAATGCCGCGAAGCACACAAAGCCGACGACTTCGAATGCCGGATGCTGGGGTTCAAAGAAGGTAAGGACGTTACGATTTATCGTCCCAAAGGCTGTGAAAAGTGCAACCACAGCGGCTATCTCGGCCGTGTCGGTATCTACGAACTGGTGCCGGTCAACGAGAAGCTGCGCCAGATGATTCACGACCGCGCGTCGGAAAGCGCGCTGGTAAAAGAGGCGCGGAACCTGGCCCCCAGTATTCGCGAAGACGGCACGGCCAAGGTGCTCGCCGGTATCACTTCACTGGAAGAAGTGCTTCGGGTAACCCAGGAGTCCTGA
- the gspD gene encoding type II secretion system secretin GspD, whose protein sequence is MMSVFHRRLISVAMGVLLSFSVLAQAPERVTLSLDNADIRDLINWAADFTGKNIIVHPNVKGKVTVVAGDPMTHEQAFDVFMSVLQVNGFSLVEQGDAWKVVPDALAKQQAIPVADEQTRAPGESLVVRTVKVENISAAQLIAMLRPLIPQTGHLAAYADTNTLIIADRAANIDQIVRLIKQLDRAGAIDIELVPLEFASAKEVKQVLSELLQGGGKQQGNDVQPLRIAVDERSNSILLTGDPVTRTQLKKVIQRLDQPLSGDGNTAVVYVQYASAAELKPVLEGMSGSIQKTEKDQQVADVEVSIQVNEELNALVLTAPPSLLETMKGVIAKLDVRRAQVLIEAIIVEVSEGTGNNLGVKWIAGDNGDVFAGFENDFAATPIYDENGDEISEYNPFSLDPANLIRDGLNLGFLQGTDLRVAINAVASENNTNILSTPTIMALDNEEAEILVGQNVPFVTGEQLLSGSNNDPFTTIQRQDVGTTLKVTPRVNNNDSVTLEIEQKVENVLPSFGEAADIITSKREIRTKVLIDDGAILVLGGLIEDKVNEGSSKVPLLGDIPGIGRLFRNTDKKVDKINLMVFLRPKILSSQIAGYEETRRRYRDMQEKQLRLRGETSRLWDWDRGDVLPDLLPPPANMEAEEEAAPVEPEVGK, encoded by the coding sequence ATGATGAGCGTTTTTCACCGACGACTGATTTCAGTCGCCATGGGGGTTTTGTTGTCGTTTTCGGTGCTGGCGCAGGCACCCGAGCGAGTCACACTGTCGTTGGATAACGCGGACATTCGTGATCTGATCAACTGGGCGGCGGATTTCACCGGCAAGAACATCATCGTTCATCCGAATGTGAAGGGGAAAGTGACCGTGGTCGCTGGCGACCCGATGACGCACGAGCAGGCATTCGACGTCTTTATGTCTGTACTGCAGGTAAACGGCTTCAGCCTGGTTGAGCAGGGGGATGCCTGGAAGGTGGTGCCGGATGCGCTGGCCAAACAGCAGGCCATCCCAGTTGCCGACGAGCAGACGCGGGCGCCGGGAGAGTCGCTGGTGGTGCGTACCGTCAAGGTCGAGAATATTTCCGCCGCGCAACTGATCGCCATGCTGCGTCCCTTGATTCCGCAAACCGGCCACCTGGCTGCTTACGCCGACACCAATACTCTCATCATCGCCGACCGCGCAGCCAATATTGATCAGATTGTGCGCCTGATCAAACAGCTGGACCGCGCCGGTGCCATCGATATCGAACTGGTGCCATTGGAGTTCGCGTCTGCGAAAGAAGTGAAGCAGGTGCTCAGTGAGCTGCTCCAGGGGGGCGGCAAACAGCAGGGCAACGATGTGCAGCCCCTGCGTATTGCGGTGGATGAGCGTTCCAATAGCATTCTTCTCACCGGCGACCCGGTTACCCGTACCCAGCTCAAGAAAGTCATTCAACGCCTGGATCAGCCGCTTTCCGGCGATGGCAACACCGCAGTCGTGTATGTTCAGTACGCCAGTGCCGCGGAATTGAAGCCCGTACTGGAGGGCATGAGTGGCAGTATCCAGAAGACCGAGAAAGACCAGCAAGTGGCGGATGTCGAGGTCAGTATTCAGGTCAATGAAGAACTGAACGCGCTCGTGCTTACCGCGCCGCCGTCCTTGCTCGAGACCATGAAAGGGGTGATTGCCAAGCTGGACGTGCGTCGGGCTCAGGTGTTGATCGAAGCGATTATCGTCGAGGTCTCCGAAGGCACCGGCAACAATTTGGGTGTGAAGTGGATTGCGGGCGACAACGGCGACGTATTCGCCGGCTTTGAAAACGACTTTGCCGCAACGCCGATCTACGATGAAAACGGCGATGAGATTTCTGAATACAATCCATTTTCCCTGGATCCCGCCAACCTGATCCGCGACGGCCTGAATCTCGGCTTTCTGCAGGGCACCGATTTACGGGTGGCGATCAATGCCGTGGCGTCTGAAAACAACACCAACATCCTGTCCACTCCGACCATTATGGCGCTGGACAATGAGGAAGCGGAGATTCTTGTCGGCCAGAATGTGCCGTTCGTGACCGGTGAGCAGCTGCTGTCGGGCAGTAATAACGATCCGTTCACCACCATTCAGCGCCAGGATGTGGGTACCACGCTCAAGGTCACCCCGCGGGTGAACAACAACGATTCTGTGACTCTTGAAATCGAACAGAAGGTGGAGAACGTGCTGCCTTCCTTCGGTGAGGCGGCAGACATCATTACCAGTAAGCGCGAGATTCGTACCAAGGTGTTGATTGATGACGGCGCGATTCTGGTGCTCGGTGGCCTGATTGAAGACAAGGTCAACGAAGGAAGCAGCAAGGTACCGCTGCTGGGCGATATCCCCGGTATTGGTCGATTGTTCCGTAACACCGACAAAAAGGTAGACAAGATCAACCTGATGGTGTTCCTGCGTCCCAAGATTCTGAGTAGCCAGATTGCCGGATACGAGGAGACCCGCCGTCGCTATCGCGACATGCAGGAAAAGCAGCTGCGTCTGCGCGGTGAGACCAGTCGACTCTGGGACTGGGACCGTGGTGATGTATTGCCGGACCTGCTGCCGCCTCCTGCGAACATGGAAGCAGAGGAAGAAGCGGCGCCGGTGGAGCCCGAGGTCGGTAAATGA
- a CDS encoding type II secretion system protein N, giving the protein MSLVKRTLGSLFSRSAGTSKRSIPRSLLATCGVIGGWLTVNLLAYGELAFPGKDEGNLLADRSARASASRQSVNLPNTPFFGVAPVKTAEEPELDLENIPFTQLNLVLSGVLSSNVSERASALIAERGKPAERVYVGDTVSGGAEVYSVEVDHIILRRNGQMEKLSYPDADGRPTVPKQYANYARQAARAIGASSASDRADKQQSIRDRLEKLREMAKQRQRNTH; this is encoded by the coding sequence ATGTCTTTGGTAAAACGAACCTTAGGGTCACTTTTTAGCCGTTCCGCCGGAACGTCCAAACGTTCTATACCTCGTAGTCTGTTAGCAACCTGCGGAGTCATCGGTGGTTGGCTGACGGTCAATCTGCTCGCATATGGCGAACTGGCATTTCCCGGCAAAGACGAGGGGAACCTGCTGGCGGACCGCAGTGCTCGAGCCAGCGCTTCACGTCAGTCTGTGAATTTGCCCAATACCCCATTCTTTGGCGTTGCTCCGGTGAAAACCGCCGAGGAGCCGGAACTCGACCTGGAAAACATTCCTTTTACCCAGCTGAATCTGGTGCTCTCCGGGGTTCTGAGTAGTAATGTGAGTGAGCGTGCGAGCGCGTTGATCGCCGAGCGCGGCAAGCCTGCCGAGCGGGTCTATGTGGGAGACACGGTATCAGGCGGTGCCGAAGTCTATTCCGTGGAGGTCGATCATATTATTCTGCGTCGCAACGGTCAGATGGAAAAACTTTCCTATCCGGACGCCGATGGCCGTCCTACCGTTCCCAAGCAATACGCGAATTACGCACGCCAGGCTGCCAGGGCCATTGGCGCAAGTTCCGCTTCTGATCGTGCGGATAAACAGCAGTCCATCCGCGATCGCTTGGAGAAATTGCGGGAAATGGCGAAACAACGCCAGCGCAACACGCACTGA